TTGAGAAAGAGAAACCTTTGATTGGCCTTAGTTCTTTCAATATATCCGTGGAACTCTTCCAAAATTCTGGTAGCAAGTAAtagtcataaaaataaaataaaaatcaagatcaACGTATGGAAGGGTAAGGAATGGCCCAAAATTCAAGATTGTGTTATACAAAAACGTAATTTCCACAGATTCTTTGAAAATCAACGATTAAAAGCTTATAAACCAAGAATCATATCTGAAGGAAAGTGCAATAATAGGATTCAAACTTGTGGTACATGAATTTGGGGTTCAAAGAATTTTATACAAAAAGAAAGAGGACACATAATCCAGAAACTGAAAATGCTAGACAGATCTGAAGCTTTCGTACCTTATGCAACACATGCCACTGCAGCGAAATTCTTGGTTTGTGTTGGTCAACAATCTCCAGCATATAACTTAAATTGCGAGTTATATTGTCCCTTCGTCAGCTAGCAGAGAAAATGAAGTGATGAAACAGAGACAATATGGTTATAGAGTAGAAGAAACACTAATACAAAACTTTTACATGTTATGAGGTTCATAAATAGTGTCAGAATCATGAATGTAAGAGATGGTTCAAGAAGGAGTTCAGTTAGTCCCATCAAGAACCTGTTTGAACCATCAATTGACAGGCATGGTTATTAAAGGCATACATATATGAATGATATGtaccaaaaaaaatcagaaacgtaagtttttaaaaccaaatataGTGCCTATGCCAAAGAGAAAACCTGTTTATCAAACTCTTGTTATAGTCGATGCAGAAACCCTCAAAGAGTTATGGCATTAGAGACCCTGCAACGTGAAAGGAAAACAACACATACCTCTTAATTCAGAAACATAGGAAAAGCCATCCAAAACAAAGTGTGATTAGAACATAAACATGAAAAAGGTAAAAGGTGATAAGTACTTGAAAGGTCTGGCACAAAATAAAACTCTACGAATGCATTTCTGAAACACCCATTTCGATTTCGATTGACTGGTTCAAAAGCAATGTGTGGATTCCCAGAAAAACTGTAGGAACAATGGAGCCATGTGGATGCGTGATATATGTTAGGTTACATAAATTGGCGACTAACAAATTTAAGGGTTTGAGAAGATTAGGTCATACCTATTTGTCAATCAGAAGCAGCTGAAGGCGAAATTAGCACCCCTACTTTAGCACCCCTACTTTAGCGAGATTATGGGCTTCTCAAAACTGAATCGACTTGACCGGCGGCGACTTTGTAGAAGTAAACCGTCAGAGATCGACGATTTGGAGCGTTTTAGGACCATCATTGCGGTGGTTCAAGGATTCGGAGAAATAGTGAGCAATGGAGAGAAGGATTGGATCGTGAttaattcaaagaaaaaaaacagtaatTTGCAAGGAGTGGAAGCGCCGGAGTTGATTACACGTTAAAGTCGAAGAAGCTTACGTGACCTGTCATATTGAAACTCTCTCATTGGTCGATTTAATTGGCTGACGTGGACACCTTCTCTGATGATTATAtatcccttttagtataggatagatatatatatatatataatattattatacgGTCACATGACTTTTTAACAGAGACAATATATGAGTTTTAAATTTGGTGaaaattttgatcaaaaaaaaagaattggtgaaaaaaagatttgagttgaaaataaaaacgtggAAAGAAATGGAGAAAGAGGAGTCCTCCTGGGATAAATAAACAAGTGAGGAAGCGATCTCCATCACACACACGCTCGCTCTCTGCTTCCTCCTCCAATCACCAAACACACGCTTTAATGACTCTCGCATTTTCCTCCTCCGCCGCAACCGTTGCCGTTGCCGTTGCTTCTGCAACCTTAACCTCCTCCGCTAGGATTCCGACCCTCCGCGGCTTCGTTTCCTTCAGATTAACCGCCAAGAAGCTTCCTCTCCGTTCGCATGGCGGCGGCGGTGTGAGAGCGATGTCTGAGCTCGTTCAAGATAAGGAATCCGTCGTCGCAGCTAGCACTTCTTTCAGTGACGCTGAAGAGACGACGCCGAGTGAGCTCAACCATTCCCGTACCTTCTTGGATGCGCGAACTGAACAAggttactcttcttcttcttctccgaggAAATGTAAATTCAATTCTTAGTCTCACTTAGGAGACAGACGGATTCAGAGTATACGAAACCTTATCTTATCGCCGATTACAATACCTTACAGAAGTAATCGTATTCTACTTTATTGAAATGGAGAGCTTCATCGAGTGACCTTGTTTACGTTTCTTGGAGGTGCCTTTATTAAGCTTGTGTTGTTCTCttcctttctattttttttttttttaacagatcTTATAGCTGGTATAAGGAAGGAAAAAGAAGCTGGAACGTTGCCTCCCAATGTTGCATCTGGGATGGAAGAGCTATATTGGAACTACAAAAATGCTGTATATCAAAATGCTCTTTTTTTCATCACTCCTTAGTTAACAGAAAGGAATTGAACTTTTGCATTTCAATAACTTTGGCAGGTTTTGAGTAGCGGAGCTTCCGGGGCAGATGAGACTGTTATATCAAACATGTCTCTTGCTTTCGATCGCATGCTTCTTGGTGTTGAGGTAGTACTTCTTTTTTCCATTGCAAATACTTTTTCTAATCATCTGAATTTCTGGTGTGGATTTTTCAGCATCCTTATACTTTTAATCCATATCATAAAGCAATCAGAGAACCTTTTGACTACTTCCACTTTGTCCATACTTACATCCGTCCCCTCATTGATTTCAAGTAAGCTGCAATTAgaattcttttttatttccaATTCGTTTGATTGGTCTCAGCTTTTATTCTTGCCATCAAGTGTTCATCTACTAACAGCTTCTAATTTTTATGCAGAAATTCTTACGTTGGAAATGCTTCTATTTTCTCTGAGCTGGAAGACAAGATTCGGCAGGTCCTCTTCCCTCTCTCTTATGCTCGAGTTAACGCATTTTGCTTCCGTCAATAGTTAAATTCTATTTCATTTGGGAATTTGATTGTTTAACTGGTTGGTTTCAGGGACACAATATCGTGTTAATATCAAATCATCAAAGTGAAGCTGATCCAGCTGTCATTTCACTCTTACTTGAAGCACAATGTCCATACATAGGAGAGAACATTGTAAGCCTTCGAGCCATGTTCTGAGCTTTACGCTTCTGTCTCCAtacttattcttttcttttttctctttgttgCAGAAATGTGTGGCAGGTGATCGAGTAATTACGGATCCTCTTTGTAAGCCGTTTAGTATGGGAAGGTATCGCAACCTTTCTTTTGACAATGGTATGATACTTGATGGGGTGAAGTGTAATATGAGCAACCTTGTATGACTTCTGGGATTTCTCCTGCTTTCAGGAATCTGATATGCGTGTACTCGAAAAATCACATGAACGATGATCCTGAGCTTGTTGATATGAAAAGAAAGGCAAACACACGAAGCTTAAAGGAGATGGCTACACTGCTAAGGTAATTGGAATTATACTGCGGGTCTTTTTATTAGATCCATGTTATTATACTAATGTAGCATGAATCACACTGTAGGTCTGGCTCCCAACTTATATGGATTGCACCAAGCGGTGGAAGGGACCGCCCAAATCCTTCTACAGGGGAATGGTTTCCTGTAAGTTAAACCTAATGGACTGCAGAGATCTTATCTGTTGTCTGGTGGGTATCATATAGATACTGATCTAGGAAAATGTGCAGGCACCCTTTGATCCTTCTTCGGTGGACAACATGAGAAGACTGGTTGAACATTCGGGTACTCCTGGACATATCTATCCAATGTCTTTGCTTTGCTATGACATCATGCCCCCTCCACCCAAAGTATTGCTAACTCACTCTATCTCTCTCTGGTTTACTTTCCTATCATCACCTTATATTGCATCTACAGGTTGAGAAAGAAATTGGAGAGAGAAGGTTAGTTGGGTTTCACGGTACGGGACTATCAGTTGCTCCTGAAATCAGCTTCTCAGACGTCACGTCAGACTGCAACAACCCTAACGAGGTCTCCTCGTCTATTACTCAAATCAGTAAACTTATTGATCTCATCATTCATCATGACTAAACTTTCTTGTTGTTTGTATGGCAGGCAAAAGAAGCATACAGCCAAGCTCTGTACAAGTCGGTGAATGAACAGTACAAGACTCTAAACTTTGCAATCAAGCACAGGAGAGGAATAGAAGCCTCAACTTCAACGGTCTCTTTGTCACAACCCTGGAATGAATCTCTCAGTGTTTAGGGTAAACCTTTCGTCTCAAAAGTTTGtaactatacatatatatatatatataagaaaaaacccATACCGGATTCTTGTTCATGTATCTGCAGGATTCACAATTAATCGAACAAAAGTACGAAAATATACTCCAAAGCTTCTCCCtgatgaaagaaagaaacaggTACCCTTTGGTTTTTAACGTAGGAAACAAAGGTTGGTTTGTGTACATATGAATAGCAAGCTCTTGCTAGGCTCTTTTTAGATCACATATGCCTTCTTCATatgtaatattcttttttttttggggggctTCCTACTATATAGAACCGAATGAATCATTCACGATATCAGTTTTATGCGTCTTACTCTACTTCTCGGCTTGCTCATCTTCATACGTCGAGAGACTGCGTCGTGCTTACTATTTGTTACTTGGCAAGTTGAGTGTCTGGTCTGTTTGGATCTGATGTCACAATACTCTCAAGCCTCTGTTTATCCTCTTTCCACTATCCCCTCTCCCTAAATAAACACACTCAAACTAAACAAAAAGCAAAATCAGCGAGGTATTGaatatatttcttcttctttcttacaCTGAATTAATTTAAAGATGAGATACCTGTTTGAGATAAAAAGCTACCACAAACGCAAATGTCCCCTGAATTGATTTAAAGATGAGATACCTGTTTGAATTACAAGAATTCTATGGGACCAACCTTGAACTATAGACGAAAAAGGATCAAAGTAAAACATGATAGAAACCTAgaatcaattaaaacaaaagcTCAAGCAAACggttccaacaaaaaaaaaaaaaaggagatacACGCACATCTTCAGGCAAACTTATTTTGTGGAGACTCTGAATCTCTTTATACTGCTCAGGAACACATCCTGAAGAGCCATGGGTAACTACAAAGAATCAAACCCAAGAGGAATAAGATTCATCGATAGCTTACGAACTCCACGTAAAGGGGCAGAAGGACACAAACCCCAAATCCTTGAAGCACGAGTCGGGAATTTCACCAAACGAACCAAAAATCAGCCGTCGCAAACGAGACAATGGCAGGGGATAATCAGACTAGTAAATATTCAAATTTGGATTCATTTCATTCCAGTAATTACGGATACGAATCTacaacaccactcaaactcatCATCTGTTTTGGCCAACAATCAACACTATATATTTACTGTTAATGAGTGATACACAATTAAGTAATATTCCTTGCAAATAAAAAGGTTTTGATTTACAACATCACTATAATCATTTTAAACAAGGTTTTACCACTATCCCCCTCTCAACTTTGTTAATTAGTTATACAGTTCACttgttcttctttgtttttttattgttctttggtgttcatttgttttatttcaCTTATTCTTTGTTATGAGCTCACGGCTCACTTTGACACCCCTGCTCTGAAGTAAGGCCAGTTTGAACTACACGTGAGATGTGAGACTCAAAAGTTGATTTAGTAGTGACTACACAATATTGAAGGTGGCCTATGAACTCGTGGATCTACCACGGCAGTAGGGAATTGAATGATCAGGAGCAGATTTTATGAGAACCTTAATAGCCACTGACACTAATTAATATCATATGGGATGGAAGTGAATTGGCAGAGAGAAATGTACATGTTAAAGGAATCTGCAACCTAAGTATCTAAAGAAGACATTGTCTCCCGCTTGCATAGATTAAAAGAGGTTTGTAAACCATAGTTTCATGGGTCCAAGACCACTAGCTTTTTCAAAATCCTAAAGAACTTTGACCGCCACAGACGAAGAAAAGTCTATAAGTTTCAACCTCTCTAACTAGAGTTAGAGATGGATTGTCACAAAATGAAAGAGAACAAAGCTTGCTGACGTAACTACGATTTTGTAACTCATAAAATTATGGATCTGAATGACGTATTCCctatttctttctctttttcttcaaaTCTTTACTATTAGTTATTCTCTCTTTActcacaaacaaataaaaaaaatggtacaaatcttattttaaaagtcGTCTTCTTTCGTCAGGATCACTTTCGATTTCTGGCCTTTGCTGCCGGTGATTCCTACGTCGTCCACGCGCCTCTGTACCACCAAACTTCAACCTCCCCGTATCCTTAAATCTATCCTTCTCTGCTGGAACAATCACACACTCAGGTGGCGCCTCCGGATACCGAACCGTATCATAACAATAGGAATAATACATGAACCGTTGTCTGAATCTTCTCATGGAGGCGCGTTGACGTGAGTTGATGGAGAAGTAGTCTTGTGATTCGAGGAAGTCCACGGAGTCAGAGCAATCGGTGGGGACTTCTTGGATGGGATCAACGGAGCAGCCGTCAAGGGAGAAGGACTTAAACTCCGCTACGAAAGGGGCATATTTGTAATTAGCTTTGTATTTGCCGCCGGAAGTAGCCCAGTCAGAGGCGTCCCAAATGGTGGCGTAGAGAGACATTGGCTT
The window above is part of the Brassica napus cultivar Da-Ae chromosome C8, Da-Ae, whole genome shotgun sequence genome. Proteins encoded here:
- the LOC106381951 gene encoding glycerol-3-phosphate acyltransferase, chloroplastic → MTLAFSSSAATVAVAVASATLTSSARIPTLRGFVSFRLTAKKLPLRSHGGGGVRAMSELVQDKESVVAASTSFSDAEETTPSELNHSRTFLDARTEQDLIAGIRKEKEAGTLPPNVASGMEELYWNYKNAVLSSGASGADETVISNMSLAFDRMLLGVEHPYTFNPYHKAIREPFDYFHFVHTYIRPLIDFKNSYVGNASIFSELEDKIRQGHNIVLISNHQSEADPAVISLLLEAQCPYIGENIKCVAGDRVITDPLCKPFSMGRNLICVYSKNHMNDDPELVDMKRKANTRSLKEMATLLRSGSQLIWIAPSGGRDRPNPSTGEWFPAPFDPSSVDNMRRLVEHSGTPGHIYPMSLLCYDIMPPPPKVEKEIGERRLVGFHGTGLSVAPEISFSDVTSDCNNPNEAKEAYSQALYKSVNEQYKTLNFAIKHRRGIEASTSTVSLSQPWNESLSV